The Halichondria panicea chromosome 10, odHalPani1.1, whole genome shotgun sequence region CTGAGCTCAATGTCAAAGTCGTCATAGAAAGCTGCCTCCAGCTGTTCCCTAGTAGCATGCTGCAAAGTGATAAACATGCAGATATACACATGGACAAAAAAACAATACAATGCACAACTTCAAAAATACACTTCAAAATAATATACCCGTAAGTACGTACAACTTCTTAGCTCAGTATGACCTACCCTAATGCTTTCCAGCTGCTGTGGGGCACTGGTCACCTGCAGAGAGCCGAAGTCAACCAGTAGCACCGTAGAGGACCTGTGGGGAAGGGGGTGGgtttataacatgtacgtactgACACAGCTAAAACAACCAGGCAATTGGGGCTTGTTTCTATAATGTGCAGTACACTATGTACAATCGATTCTCACTTAGTGAGTTTTCTACTATATGTATGTAGGGTGGGCAATAAAAACGTGACTTGGTGAATGTATTGTGGGGTACTATCAGGCACATATATTAGCTAGTTGACATTACGGTaggtaactacatgtatatctgaTGTGCAATACACTAAGACACTCCTCCCTCGCTTGGTGAGTACTCCATTGTCTGATTAGAGGAGGTttgacatgcgtgcacgaatcactacaagtgcccGTGTATTTGCTAgacgttatcacgtgaccgcaatgacatcatagaAAGCTGCctactgaacttgtagtgattcgtgcacgcatgtcggacctcctctgttgTCTGATATACTAAAgtctaaagtctatttgtgctgaggttgaccttcataatgttgtcataactttgaaGTTTCATGGATTCCTTGtcaaaaagcgcttctatctataactatgctgtagagctgataaacttcaaccagctaaaagttagcattttccatgtagaagtccctgACATAACTTGTCAACCatataaagcataaatgaagccataattgaccactaAAATCTGTGgccgaactcaacgcaaatcgACTTTAGgaaggtatatacatgtacatgtaggcaacCATTATCTGATATGCAATACACTAAAGACAATCCTCCCTCACTTGGTGAGTACTCCATTCTCTGGTACTATCAGGTAGGGAGAGTGTAGACTGATGTCCATCTCCATCACCTGCGTATGTGTTAGTGATACATGTAGATTGAACTCTCCACAATAAATCATTATAAGGCACATGACAATAAACTGATGCACTTTGTACATTTACAATtccatataccgtatatgctcgatcagaggccgctcttgtataaaggccgcactcaaatagtagcctcccttgctagcaaaatgaaacatttagtagccgctctcaaatagtagcctcagtgaactttgactctagcatttctgcacgtggcagccaaaaaattattactagcagctagctacatgtacgtacgtacgtagctacaagtagcagcttgttagtgctgactttctcatggcagagttcaagtttatgcaggtgaaaacaactttagatgacaaactaaattatctggagctaataaacaccgctcttgaacagtggcctctcttgaattgtagcctcctcttccagcaaaatgaatagccgcggctcctgatcaagcatatacggtacatacccACTGGCCAGTtatacccagaggaggtccgacatgagTACCTCGATGCTGAAATTGAGttaattagtcacatgcaacaatgacttttacgttgaattttgcacgtgacTAAGCCTAATCCAGCCTAATTGAGGTATTCGTGTCGTATCTCCTCTGAGTTATACCGGTAGACAACAGAAATTAATTTATTAGGCGTAATTAAGTGCTTAATCTCTAAATTTTAACAAAAGCccataagtataattatgtaccttcTTTTGTCCGATAGAGTGTTCAAGTCCCGCCCTTCCCTGCGTCTTGGCCTCCTCCAGTCTAGACGAGGCAGCTGCCGACAATCTGTACAAATGGGAGGTGGGGTTAATATAGCAGCCTGCACGGGATCTTATCAGataataataccgtatagcgcgaaattttcgaggcacttatatttcgtggattggcctctaaaaagcatttttgttgcacaatgttcgcggaatgactgccacgttatagcaggtaattaacaattttcgtgaacttaattttcgtgtaggattgctacccgcgaaatccgcgaaaattaagccccacgaaaatttcgcgctatacggtatatcgtTTTGATTGtttaaaaataaaaatagtATTTATTCACTATTATATAATATTTATAACGTTCCGAGTTGCATTGAGCACATACAATACAGCATTATTATAATGGTCACCATAAGGGTTGCAATACTAAAAAGGTGACCTACAAACAAAGTGTAAAAAAATTAAGTCCTCTTTACACCACTGCTGGAATAAGGCTACATAGCTTCCCAACATGGTATGTAAATAGTTGTGATGTGAAAGCCCCGAAGGGGTTTGAAGCCAGTTTGTACATTTACAGCTGGACTAGATGGCTATGCAGCTATAGGATTTCTGTGTCGTGTGTGGGAAGAGATAAGATACAATCAGGAAGGAAGTATACATTGTTGCTAATAAACTGGACACTAGCAGTAGGCATGTGTGAGCAGGCAAGAACTGGGAgttatatgtatatacatgtagcctaaACCTTCCCACGTACTACTCTGAACTGTAGGTATAAACAGCATTGCTATAATtacttgaacacaataattatactcaggcAGGTAGAATAAAATCAATAAATATGAAATGtgatactgcatgtacgtactttTGAAGCTGAACATCTTTAGGCAGGAGAAACATTCCAATGATGTCATCAATGGTGTCCTGTAACGATGGAAACCATGGCACAATAATCAACAGGACGTTATAAGTAAACACTAGAGTTTTTTTATTTGCCCACCCTTAGAGAGAGTCACCATTTCTCTACTATTGTGAGATTTGAAAACTTTAAgcacacctacatgtagtcaCCCGCCCCTTCcctacgcacacacacacacacacccaaacacccacacacgcacacactattatactgtacacacactcgACTATATACTCACAGCATCATAGATGATCTGCACTGGCTTGAGTTTGGCCATGATGGAATAGTCTGCCCTCTTGCCCAGCGGTTTCAGCTCAAACCGAACATCCAGTAACGAACCTGCTTGTTGGGAGAGAGCAAGGTTGATGATCGATACAGCCAAACAGCCAAACACAGGTCGTTAAGATATTAGGCTACACCTAGCTAGTctcacatgcagttgctaATCGCTGAGAAAGACAATGGATACATGCAAGGGATATGGAAAACACCCAAACCAGTTCATAGCAGAGGGTacttgcagcatgcatgcagcatgcatgagCACACACATGTGACAGTGAGGACAAATCAATGCAACCACAGAAACTTTAAAAGATCAGGCTCTCATTTGGTTATCATTCAAATGAAGCCACTAACTGCATTTCAGTGGGGTTTTTTTCAATGCATGTGCTCATAATTTATATTCACTTTTGTCAGTATACTATACCTGCTGTTAGTTGATTGGTCTGAATGATTGTAGGGGGTTCCCCTCCTCCTTGACCACGCCCATTCATGGTCAGACTACCCAGCGAGGCGGTCACGCTGATGTTACCAGAGGCTGGTCGCTGAGTGAAGGCCACGCCTACTCTATCCGCCAACAACTCTGAcactctagtgtgtgtgtgaggggaaaTCTGCATGAAACATACCAAGTTACATgtagtatgtgcatgtacatacatgtatgtacactccAAACTtcaagtacatgcacatgtaagtACTTGAGTGTAAAAACAATAGCACAAGTTAGAGCTGAGGGGAGGGGTGTGGCTTACGCTCCGTGAGGGTTGTACAGCTGCAGGGACACCTTCCTCAGGTCAACCACCACCTTATGGGCAACATACTGGAGGAGGGCAGGCATACAATAAATTACTCAATACACTAAACTAGGTTTATGCAAATTAAGAAGTGAGTTTACGAgttactatatacacataaaGAAGGGAGTGCTTcggaacatacatgtacatgtacatacataattttCGCAAACTTATACCACCTCTAGGAATAGTTTTTAGACCaggcatgtgtgtgtaattcatgcactcctggtaacaaTTGACTAATCACATTCAACGCACCTCATTCGAGTAGTTGGCCTTCCCTCCACTCTCGCTGTACCCCAGGGCTTTGTACAACTTCTCCTTTTCCTTTGCTAACTCCACGTCCGTGGGCGGCTGTGTAATGATTGGCTCCTGGTCAGGTGACCCTGTGACCCAGCTTGTGGTCCACCCCCACAAACCACCCCCTCCAGACTTGGCCTTCAGTTCCTCACGAGCCGCTAATTGTCTCTCAACCTTAGAAATGACAAAATTTCAACGACAATCTTAGTAGCAACAGAAATACGAAATACTCCATATTGTAGCACACCGTACACCATGTAATTATAGGCTCATATTCAGTTTAATTATAAGCTGATCCTTTTGTTTACATTATAACTACATTTATGTATGCAGAATTTGTAAGGAATGCTCAACCTAGCCTCGGCCACAGCCTCGAGGGAAGAAAATTCATCTCTCTCGAAGGAAATGGGAGTGGGGACGACGCTACCCTCTACCCTCAACCCTGTGTGTTGCTGTTGCAAACAATATTCTGCAAAACCTTCACAATCTTACGATCTTATGGTCACACTCACTTACAAGCCTTCCTTCCTGAGAACACATTTACTTGGAATTTCAAagacatgtatatacttatacAAGTAGTTTGTAAAATAATCTGTTCATATGTACACGTGGTTAACATCAAACTAATTAATAATACCAAGTGACATAGTTACTATAAACCCACGGTTACCTTGCTCTCAGCCAGCTGTCGACACAGAATGATATTGACTACGTCCAAACAAGCTTCTAGCTCCTGTTACACGAGATTAAAATAATGGTAGAAAAAGTGAACTGAATGTACTACAACGTTTTACTACTATTAAATTAAACATGAACTTTGCGAGTGCTAGCGGTGGCTTCGCAGCAAAAACAAGATGATGACATCACGATCCTTACCAGATTGCACAAGTTAGATCGCAAATGTCAAAACTTCTGCTCATTCACAAAACATTGAAGtaatatacagtatacaacatacatgtatcctCATGCACATAGTATTTGAAAACTGTTGTGCTCAATGCCAGCAGAAAACGAGACATGAGTtagaccatagatagagtagaaggggattggaaacagaagtaccctcgaagtaccatccgtgtatctctgcggttttaatcgaggcttacttttaaCATGaaggctaaacatgaataagtcatgagaattgttttactgtctgtaaaaagtccaagagcagttctgctgctaaacatcaactttcatcTCATACTTGAGGCCACAGAACACTATTTAGTTAACACAGCCTTAgcaggaacacaagcatgaaaaagcgctctgtgtacctctagctacttcacaatcaagattatattttcttcctttccaattgatacctaccatcagggggcatgtgattcagtaacgggggtagctctgagatgtatgcataGGACACAATAATTTTCCCGGGATTTTGCAGGAGATACAAGGATGCATGTTTCtgcagagccactacgtagacttcattgtaaaaacatcacgtgaatcacttctgtttccaatccctcttctactctatctatggttagaCAAAAGTCGTCACACCTCACACAAATGACACCCACAACAGTAATATACATTTTTGGCAGGTTAATAAATAGAGGAATCctaccaacagtggctgtaaatAAGGAGATGGACAGTTTgaaaacacatgctatggatatTTTAGTTACATAAATAGAGGGGGACCAGTTTATAATGCTAGACACattctactgcatgtactcacAAAACCACTAAGATCATGAGAGAATGCCCTCCATTATAGGTGGAGAAGGCAGAGCTCTCCACATGCAGAGTAGGCCATTGCTAAACTTACATCTAGTTCCCCCTGGAGCGTATCTGAGACCTTCTTAGCAAGCAGCTTCTCAACATACCGCTCTCTGTACCTCTTGCATCTTGCCCTGAGGGAGTGCATGAGAGGGGTGCAAGTTCACTATACATctgaacacatgcacagtcatacGAAGAACGTTAATTTACAGGTGCTCAAAGCTGCTATATAGccaataactataataattacacataAGCTTCAATGTATATTATAAGGCCACAGattgactacatgtatacaactacatgtacaaggaaTTAGTATACTGCAGGGTTTCATTTAGGGGAATTGGCTGAATTGACTtccatataatttatatgtgtGTTACTGACTTCCATAGTGGTttctcgcaaaacattctagtaatacggtagatCTATGAACAGGAAATAGGTCAGAAGCAATTGAGACGAAACCAGGAGGTCAAGAGTATGAAACCAGGAGGTCAAGAGTATGAAACCAGGAGGTCAAGAGTATGAAACCAGGAGGTCAAGAGTATGAAACCAGGAGGTCAAGAGTATGAAACCAGGAGGTCAAGAGTATGAAACCAGGAGGTCAAGAGTATGAAACCAGGAGGTCAAGAGTATGAAACCATGCAAACACATGAACACAACACATAATTAGAAACACATATTGGCTTATGTCCTTCGGCAACCATGAGGGCGGGTAGTATGAAACCAAACACATGAACCCccaacccataattatattggtcTTGTTTCCGTCTGCAACCATATGAAACCAAACACATGAACCTCCAATCCATATATTGGCTTGTTTCCTTCGGCAACCAAGAGGGCGGGGAGTATGAAACCAAACACATGAACCTCCCAACACAAATATTGTGGGTTTTTTCCTCCTGGGGAGTATACCCACATCACTGTTAGCTCCATTGCCTGAATTTGTATTTGTACCAACACCTTGTATCAGCTGAGAGgcttacatgtactatagCACAAAATTATGACATCCAGTACTATAACCAAACTTCACTAGCAAATTAACACCTAAGCATAATTTTTATATGAACAAAAGTCTAGATGATTCACAGCTGAAACTCCTCCCACCTATAGGTGTCATGTAGCCCTCCTCCCCATactagtcataattatagggagaGTATACAAATGGATAGGTTTAATCGTCCTGTCATGTGCTAATTTTCACCTAAAAATTAAACTTGGtggaataattatagatatatcAGACGTCCGATATACCTTATACATATATCAGATGTCGGATACACATATCTGACATAGGATATGATATCTGCTCAGAAAACTGGCTGTGGACAGTGTAAATTGTAATATTGACAGTGACTCATATGGCACCCCATATATAGGTAcctatatacctatatataattatgtctggtGTTTGCACCATTGTTTAGTCTACTACCTTCCATTGTCTGCATGTGTTCAGGCCCTTGTTCCCCCTATAGCCAAGGCTACGACTACACACAGATACTATAGTCTCCATGGACAGGAAATTAGTCAGAGGCAGGTATTCCCCAACCAGGTCAAGGGTATAAAAAGGCTAACTTGCAACTCTGaaactatacacatgcacaatctGCTAAGGCTAAGCAAAAATGGCAAAATTAGCTGAGAGGATACAGTGCATAATACAGCAAGGGAGAGATGACAGAGTGAATGTGTACCCAGTGACCTCCTCTCtgaaccctaaccctaaccctccTTCCGTACAACAGTCGAAGGCGGCGACGCCAGTCTACTCACCTCCCTACAACTGGATCTGTCACTTGAACATCGACGACACATACGGTGCAACTGGCTTCAAGATCAATCTACCTCATGTCAACAACTACACCGTTGTTGTCACCGCTGCACACAACTTATGGATAGATGGTTCCTATGCCAATAAAGTCAAGTTGAAATATCCAGGAAAGGCTGAAGTAGTTGAAGCAATTGCAAAAAATTTGTATGTACCACCGGAATATAAGAACCCAAACGATACTCCGAACTACGATTATGGCCTGATATTCTACCTGGATCATGAAAGCTGCAACGATGGATTCGGTTGGACGACTGAAATAAAAGACGAAGAACTACTTGGACGTATTGTAACCATTTGCGGGTATCCAGCCGATAAGCAGAACAGAAGTATGTGGATCACAGGAACAGATATAACGAAGGTTCACCCACTTCGTATCGAATACTTGACCGACACAATGCCGGGGCAGAGTGGGAGCCCGATATACACCTGGTACCATGGCTGCCTGACAGTCGTTGGTGTTCACACTTACGGAGATGCCGAATACAACTTTGGTCGACGCTTTGGGTTGCAAATGATCTCTAGATTCGTGAAAAAAATGAACTGCTTGAAAGCACTTCAATCAGTGGCATTTCCAAACGTTTATCTTCGTTGTTATAAAAGAAAAGAGTCGTTTGATGGGGAAAAAATCAATTGCCAATACCTTGAACCAGGTGATTTAGGGAAATTTTATATCTACCCCGTGTACATGCCACCGTCCTCAGCCCACGCCGATATCCTTCCAAAATTTGTCATTGAAAGTGCAAATACTGAAGACTTGTTCCTTCGTCTGGAGATCGAGGGAATGACGCAAAATGATAAATACGTTGGGGGTGGCAAAGTGTATAGCAGTGTGTGCGAGGATAGCAAGGTCAATGAGACAGAAATGTTTTATCTgagaaaagaaacaagagaaGACGCTGTTTACTCATTTATAAGCGTGGCATACCCGACTTGCCGCATACGAGTAGACGGCAGAAATGTGAGAAGGAATGAGCCTAATGGTTCTGGAAAAGTCAACTGCCAGTACTACGCTCTAAACAAGAGCACAGGGCCGTATTTTGAAGGTTTGAAAAAAACTTACAAAAGTGCTGAAGATGAGGAACGGATTCGGATTCAGATGTTGATTAAGTGActgtatactacatgtacatgtgtattcaGTATGATACTGTAGTTATACAACTTCTGTGTAGTATGCTGAAAGCATATAAGCTTTGATATTGtctatgtaataattatagttagacactgtttaggaagtttctacatgatttagaagcccaaagggctggttgtagtatcccgaacgtagtgagggttctactagccctgaggatttctaaatcatgtggaaactatAGCAACCACGAGtctctagccaatcagatttaaATGTTCTAATCTAGTCTTTgttacatgattttctaagtgaagtataTGATTTTTTAAGTAAGTACATTTCTAAAAATgtctgctgataccattgtgtaggtgaatgaataagctataACATATCCAAAATGTTTCCATGAAAACACAAGGtagtgggtttgtggtgattaataaaacagtaaacaattgttatagttggtaatcggttagggagagaaaaggccaaaagtttccggctaaggtttggaactctgtcacaacatctatagatagtttggctatcttatgaaagGTTAGATGTTGCttaaatatctacacatcctccgcagtgctactttttagtgccgtttcggttagggagagatatGAAGAAGATCTCACGGCTAAGGTCCAAAAATTACACCGAGTAAGCTTGAATAATAAAATAAATTGCCTAACTTTTGATAATGTGCAGAAATACTCtaaatcttgagatacatttaagtacaactactccacctatttttgtattctactctctagactggatgcactgtaatcgaggttccggataatcgaggttctactgtagtaggGATCCAGAGGAGAGTATTGTCTGATGGCCCATTCACAGAATACTGACATTGTTGTAGCTAAGGATACCCACAGATGTGCATGAGGAAGTTCATATAAGACCATTGGAGCGTTAATTCATGATGTGACTTTTGAATACTCCTTGTTCTTGCTATAGGACTAGAGTAATTGAACAATGAATCATAATGATTAGCAAATGATTAGCAATCAATAGTTTATAGTTACTTGTGCAATAAGGGACTCATATCATAataagcactggcaaggtaaATACGTAGCACTCGGCTTCGCTTCGTGCAAACAAGAGTATAATCAAGGgagtataaaagaagagagggcatgcaactccactatcagctagtacacgtagctagcagagttcaaacgtgggcggaggaatgtgtgcatttgcatgaagtgctaaaaatatttttagcatttcatgcacagtcatacacattcatccgcccacgtttgaactctgctcattggagttgcatgccctctcttcttttatacgcccttggtataaTATTATCATTTGTAGCCTTGATAGTTTTGTGCATGGGAATActttagtcactttgtgccttcatacaaATTATCGTTTGTGTAAATAATTGTGAATAtttgtaaacaattgctaattagtgggggtggtTAGTTGCTAGGTTACCATGAAGGTGTCATGGCACCCCTGGGGTCTAGgttacctgtaggaaatagttacaagtgatttcaatctatggttcacGTGAGACCGAGAAAAACATGCAAATATTCCGTTaaattataatagctgcatAGCAAAAGGTTAAATTAAATCAGGATTTCAAACAGTTAGTGTTTATATTCAGAAATTTATGTTTTTTGTTATTTACTTATTTATGTCTAGCACAGTAGTTGTAGGGGAGTACCTCGATACGAGTTaaaatacccttgtgcaaTAAGTTTGTAGCAAAAAAGGGATGGGTGTATGTATTTTCAAGTTGCACGAGGGTACAGTGTGCAAATAATAGATTCACACATTCTGTGTAGCCTACTGCGGAGGAAGAGAGTAGTACCTGCATGCA contains the following coding sequences:
- the LOC135343090 gene encoding uncharacterized protein LOC135343090, which produces MAKLAERIQCIIQQGRDDRVNVYPVTSSLNPNPNPPSVQQSKAATPVYSPPYNWICHLNIDDTYGATGFKINLPHVNNYTVVVTAAHNLWIDGSYANKVKLKYPGKAEVVEAIAKNLYVPPEYKNPNDTPNYDYGLIFYLDHESCNDGFGWTTEIKDEELLGRIVTICGYPADKQNRSMWITGTDITKVHPLRIEYLTDTMPGQSGSPIYTWYHGCLTVVGVHTYGDAEYNFGRRFGLQMISRFVKKMNCLKALQSVAFPNVYLRCYKRKESFDGEKINCQYLEPGDLGKFYIYPVYMPPSSAHADILPKFVIESANTEDLFLRLEIEGMTQNDKYVGGGKVYSSVCEDSKVNETEMFYLRKETREDAVYSFISVAYPTCRIRVDGRNVRRNEPNGSGKVNCQYYALNKSTGPYFEGLKKTYKSAEDEERIRIQMLIK